A segment of the Campylobacter vulpis genome:
TAATTGATAGAGCCATTGAAAACGGCTGGGCTGGGCTTTTTAGCTTTAAAAAAGAGGCTTTGAAAAAGAAATATCCTAAAACTAGACTTGGTAAGGAAATGGAAGAAAAGGCTATTTTAAGAGCTGTGTTAGAGCAAGAGCCAAATTTCAATGGACGTGAGGATTACGACTTAAGCCGAGTTAGGGTCAATGGCTGCGGTGTTAAGTGGATTAAAGAAGAGCGTAAATTTATGCTTGTGAGTGCGTGAAATGGCATATCTTTTCAAAAATAATCCGCGTGTTAAGATTGATAGTCCTAGCTTTAGCTTTAGTGAGGAAGAGTGGAGTAGGATTAAGACTTTTGCGGAGTTTGAAAAGATGAGTGTGGCTAGGTTTGTAAATGGTGCTTTAAAAGATTATTTAAAGGAGCTTAAATGCGATATGCAAAAACAAAAAACGCAAAAAGAGAGCTAAAAAAGAAGTTTAAAATGCAAAAGACTTTATTGAGAAATTTAAGCCGTTTAAGCAAAAAAACCAAGATGAGTAAAAATGCTATCTTGCAAGAAGCTTTAAAGAGAAAAATGCAAAAAATCGCCTCAAATAATGTCTTTTTAAATGGATTTTTAGGAGAGCTTAGATGAGGGGTTTTTCTTTTGTGCTGAATTTAAAAGCCTATGAAAATGCAAGGCTAAGCCCTTGGGAACTTGACAAGATAGAAGAGCTTTTAAACATTATAGAGGCGAATTTAAACGACGAGGCGGAGACTTTTATGGACAATTTTTACAGCCTGATGCTAAGTAAAAATCAATTTATCTATTTTAAAAATTTCACAGACTGCTTTAAAGAAGCCTTAAGAGAATGGGTGGAAATGAAAGCAAGAAGCACGAAGCTTAAAAATTATGATAGTAAAAAATACTTTTGGCAAGAAACGCAAATCTTGCTAAGGTATTTTTCAAAAAAGGCTTTTCATAATTTGCCAAGCTGGGCTGTGTAGTGGTTTGCGGCTTGAAAATGGGTTTAGAGGTGCTTAAGATGAAATTTAAAGGCTTTTTTAGGTGCTTATTCGGCAGATTGAGGCGAGAATTCAAAAACTCCTTATTCAACGCGGTTGCCCACTTTAGAAACTTAAACCCTTACGGGTTTTTTCTAAAGGGTCAAAGCGTCTCATTGCGTGAGTTTTTGCAATTCTCTTGGAAAGTGAATTTAAGGCAAAACACACGGCGTGGGCTTAGAAAGTTGTGGGCGTAACTTGGGGCTGGCGAATTTACTTCCCCCGCTAAAAAGTAAATAAAAAAAGGAAAAAGGGCGGTGTATGGATACTAACATAAATTTAGAAAAAGAGCTTTTAAGAAGCTTTATCGAATACCCTTTAAAGATTGATGAATTTTTGGATAAAACAAGCTTAAAGGTGTTTTCAAAAAGTGCGATTGAGTATATACAAATCATCTTAAAGCTTAAGGAAAAAGGGCTTTTAAGCCTCAATGTTTTTAGCGAAAGCGTGAGCGAGGCTCAAAAAAAGGACGGGTATTTTTTAGACATCATAAGCCTTAGTCCCAACCCTCTCTTTTGCGATTTAGCACCGCTTTTAGCTCATAATTATAAAATCAAAAAGCAAGGCGAAATGGCACAGGCCTTAAATCATGCGAGTTTAAATAATGAGCTTTTGGATTTAAGCATACTTAGCAAGGAAATGGACGAGGCAAATGTCGAGGATTTAAGAACCCTTGATGAGTGGCTTAAATACTACGAGGACAAGCCTTTGATGATGAAGCACTCTACAAGCATTGATTTTATAGACAATGCTTTTGAAGGGGGGTTTGAGTTGGCTCAACTTATGCTTATCAGTGGGGATGCAGAAAGCGGTAAAACCACGCTTTGTTTGCAAATGCTAGAGCATTTAGCCATACGCAATAAGGTTGCGTTTTTTAGCTTTGAATTTACGATAAATAGCTATTTAGAAAGCGTAAAAAAGCAAAATAAAAAACTCCCTTTTGATAATTTTTACATCATTAACGATGGCTATGAGATAAGCGAGGTAGCGGCTAATATCAAAAGGCTTTATAAAAA
Coding sequences within it:
- a CDS encoding ATPase domain-containing protein; translated protein: MDTNINLEKELLRSFIEYPLKIDEFLDKTSLKVFSKSAIEYIQIILKLKEKGLLSLNVFSESVSEAQKKDGYFLDIISLSPNPLFCDLAPLLAHNYKIKKQGEMAQALNHASLNNELLDLSILSKEMDEANVEDLRTLDEWLKYYEDKPLMMKHSTSIDFIDNAFEGGFELAQLMLISGDAESGKTTLCLQMLEHLAIRNKVAFFSFEFTINSYLESVKKQNKKLPFDNFYIINDGYEISEVAANIKRLYKKGVRFFLIDSQMRLEVGSHHKITNIEQAESLKFSTLAKLCHSLEIFIMLIIQTSKSDPESPSGSKKGEHEASIILRLEKIKPEKSDTAQAYNEFDEFRRSISLKKNKQTGKHFKNIIGYKPEKRIFYNLEDKPKEVLDFNELREDIF